One Ananas comosus cultivar F153 linkage group 1, ASM154086v1, whole genome shotgun sequence DNA window includes the following coding sequences:
- the LOC109716163 gene encoding exocyst complex component EXO70B1-like isoform X1: MAAAPARVDGQEKVIAAAQHIVKSLATSKNAADDMMRILSGFDHRFSSFSPDLFPHTHSSSAAAAPMEEEEEEEEEEPTPAAVVVEERGGGGEQGGEGEVAFDSEDADEILAAAAAAAERVVLRWESSDAESLIWESPDDAAEYLSAVDELIAFASSASLVLRGLAESALQTAMARLEDEFRHLLIRNTVPLAPDDLHSSLRRLSLSSFPSDDASFAAAAADELEGSPEEDHSHSHNGSHNNMDDRGRISLSADRISSNLVNSDAVADLSEIADRMIRAGYAPELCQVYTAVRRDALLESLAVLGVDKLSIEEVQRIDWTTLDGKMKRWIQTLRVAVRGLLSGERRICNQVLASASASASDPDIVENCFSEATKGLVLQLLNFGDAVAICPRTSEKLFRILGMYEALADVAPDLDTLFTGDSKALISEEAKEILQRLGEAVRGTIMVFANAIRGESSRKPMQAAETHHLTRYSMNYIGLLVEYAATLNSLLENFEGDEGESSESDPNMTPVGRCVLKLITFLESKIEEKSKLYEDGGMQYIFLMNNTYYIVQKVRESELRTLLGDNWIRKHRGLIRQYETSYLRASWTRVLSYLRDDGLGGSGTGRAALKERFKNFNLAIEEIHRAQAAWKVADPQLREELQISVSEKVIPAYRAFVGRFRGQLEGGRNSNRYIKYNPEDLESLVAELFEGSQGLQSNPRRRSN, translated from the coding sequence atggcggcggcgccggccaGAGTGGACGGCCAGGAGAAGGTGATCGCGGCGGCGCAGCATATCGTGAAGAGCCTCGCCACGTCGAAGAACGCCGCAGACGACATGATGCGGATCCTCTCCGGCTTCGACCACcgcttctcctccttctcccccGACCTCTTCCCCCACACCCActcctcctccgctgctgcCGCTCCcatggaggaggaagaggaggaggaggaggaggagcccaCCCCTGCTGCAGTAGTAGTAGaagagcgaggaggaggaggggaacagggaggagaaggggaggtcGCCTTTGACAGTGAGGACGCCGACGAGAtcttggcggcggcggcggcggcggcggagagggtcGTGCTACGGTGGGAGTCCTCCGACGCGGAGTCGCTCATATGGGAGTCCCCCGACGACGCCGCCGAGTACCTCTCCGCCGTGGACGAGCTCATCgccttcgcctcctccgcctccctcgTACTCCGCGGGCTCGCCGAGTCCGCGCTCCAAACCGCCATGGCCCGCCTTGAGGACGAGTTCCGCCACCTCCTCATCCGCAACACCGTCCCCCTCGCCCCCGACGACCTCCACAgctccctccgccgcctctccctctcctccttccCCTCCGACGACgcctccttcgccgccgccgccgccgacgagtTGGAGGGGTCGCCGGAGGAGGACCACTCCCACTCCCACAACGGCAGCCACAACAACATGGACGATCGCGGCCGCATCTCCCTCTCGGCCGATAGGATCTCCTCCAACCTCGTCAACTCCGACGCCGTGGCCGATCTGAGCGAGATCGCCGACCGCATGATCCGCGCCGGCTACGCCCCCGAGCTGTGCCAGGTCTACACCGCCGTCCGCCGCGACGCCCTCCTCGAATCCCTCGCCGTGCTCGGCGTCGACAAGCTCAGCATCGAGGAGGTCCAGCGGATCGACTGGACCACCCTCGACGGCAAGATGAAGCGCTGGATCCAGACCCTCCGCGTCGCCGTCAGGGGACTCCTCTCCGGCGAGCGCCGCATCTGCAACCAGGTCCTTGCCtctgcctctgcctccgcctccgATCCTGATATCGTTGAGAACTGCTTCTCAGAGGCCACAAAGGGCTTGGTTCTCCAGCTCCTCAACTTCGGCGACGCCGTTGCGATCTGCCCCCGCACGtcggagaagctcttccgcatCCTCGGCATGTACGAGGCCCTTGCTGATGTTGCACCCGACCTTGACACACTCTTCACTGGTGACTCCAAAGCTCTAATTTCTGAAGAGGCCAAGGAGATCCTCCAACGGCTCGGTGAAGCCGTAAGGGGCACGATCATGGTGTTCGCCAATGCCATTAGGGGTGAGTCCTCGCGTAAGCCCATGCAGGCCGCTGAGACCCACCATCTAACACGTTATTCCATGAACTACATTGGATTGCTCGTAGAATATGCCGCCACACTCAATTCCCTTCTCGAGAATTTCGAAGGGGATGAAGGGGAGAGTTCAGAATCCGACCCGAATATGACCCCGGTAGGCCGCTGCGTTCTGAAGCTGATTACATTCCTGGAAtcaaaaattgaagaaaaatccAAACTTTATGAAGATGGAGGAATGCAGTATATATTCTTGATGAATAACACATACTATATAGTGCAAAAGGTTAGGGAATCTGAGCTGAGGACATTGTTGGGAGATAATTGGATCCGTAAACATCGTGGACTGATCCGACAGTATGAAACAAGCTATCTGAGAGCTTCATGGACAAGGGTGTTATCTTACCTTAGGGATGATGGATTGGGAGGGAGTGGCACAGGTAGAGCGGCTCTCAAAGAAAGGTTCaagaattttaatttggctATTGAGGAGATACACCGAGCTCAGGCGGCTTGGAAGGTTGCAGATCCTCAACTCCGTGAGGAgctgcagatttcagtgtcggAGAAGGTGATTCCGGCTTACCGTGCTTTTGTGGGGAGGTTTAGGGGGCAGTTAGAGGGAGGGCGGAATTCAAATCGGTATATTAAGTACAATCCGGAGGATTTGGAGAGCCTCGTTGCAGAGTTGTTTGAAGGGTCGCAGGGTTTGCAGAGCAATCCGAGGAGAAGAAGTAATTAG
- the LOC109716163 gene encoding exocyst complex component EXO70B1-like isoform X2, translating to MAAAPARVDGQEKVIAAAQHIVKSLATSKNAADDMMRILSGFDHRFSSFSPDLFPHTHSSSAAAAPMEEEEEEEEEEPTPAAVVVEERGGGGEQGGEGEVAFDSEDADELEGSPEEDHSHSHNGSHNNMDDRGRISLSADRISSNLVNSDAVADLSEIADRMIRAGYAPELCQVYTAVRRDALLESLAVLGVDKLSIEEVQRIDWTTLDGKMKRWIQTLRVAVRGLLSGERRICNQVLASASASASDPDIVENCFSEATKGLVLQLLNFGDAVAICPRTSEKLFRILGMYEALADVAPDLDTLFTGDSKALISEEAKEILQRLGEAVRGTIMVFANAIRGESSRKPMQAAETHHLTRYSMNYIGLLVEYAATLNSLLENFEGDEGESSESDPNMTPVGRCVLKLITFLESKIEEKSKLYEDGGMQYIFLMNNTYYIVQKVRESELRTLLGDNWIRKHRGLIRQYETSYLRASWTRVLSYLRDDGLGGSGTGRAALKERFKNFNLAIEEIHRAQAAWKVADPQLREELQISVSEKVIPAYRAFVGRFRGQLEGGRNSNRYIKYNPEDLESLVAELFEGSQGLQSNPRRRSN from the exons atggcggcggcgccggccaGAGTGGACGGCCAGGAGAAGGTGATCGCGGCGGCGCAGCATATCGTGAAGAGCCTCGCCACGTCGAAGAACGCCGCAGACGACATGATGCGGATCCTCTCCGGCTTCGACCACcgcttctcctccttctcccccGACCTCTTCCCCCACACCCActcctcctccgctgctgcCGCTCCcatggaggaggaagaggaggaggaggaggaggagcccaCCCCTGCTGCAGTAGTAGTAGaagagcgaggaggaggaggggaacagggaggagaaggggaggtcGCCTTTGACAGTGAGGACGCCGACGAG tTGGAGGGGTCGCCGGAGGAGGACCACTCCCACTCCCACAACGGCAGCCACAACAACATGGACGATCGCGGCCGCATCTCCCTCTCGGCCGATAGGATCTCCTCCAACCTCGTCAACTCCGACGCCGTGGCCGATCTGAGCGAGATCGCCGACCGCATGATCCGCGCCGGCTACGCCCCCGAGCTGTGCCAGGTCTACACCGCCGTCCGCCGCGACGCCCTCCTCGAATCCCTCGCCGTGCTCGGCGTCGACAAGCTCAGCATCGAGGAGGTCCAGCGGATCGACTGGACCACCCTCGACGGCAAGATGAAGCGCTGGATCCAGACCCTCCGCGTCGCCGTCAGGGGACTCCTCTCCGGCGAGCGCCGCATCTGCAACCAGGTCCTTGCCtctgcctctgcctccgcctccgATCCTGATATCGTTGAGAACTGCTTCTCAGAGGCCACAAAGGGCTTGGTTCTCCAGCTCCTCAACTTCGGCGACGCCGTTGCGATCTGCCCCCGCACGtcggagaagctcttccgcatCCTCGGCATGTACGAGGCCCTTGCTGATGTTGCACCCGACCTTGACACACTCTTCACTGGTGACTCCAAAGCTCTAATTTCTGAAGAGGCCAAGGAGATCCTCCAACGGCTCGGTGAAGCCGTAAGGGGCACGATCATGGTGTTCGCCAATGCCATTAGGGGTGAGTCCTCGCGTAAGCCCATGCAGGCCGCTGAGACCCACCATCTAACACGTTATTCCATGAACTACATTGGATTGCTCGTAGAATATGCCGCCACACTCAATTCCCTTCTCGAGAATTTCGAAGGGGATGAAGGGGAGAGTTCAGAATCCGACCCGAATATGACCCCGGTAGGCCGCTGCGTTCTGAAGCTGATTACATTCCTGGAAtcaaaaattgaagaaaaatccAAACTTTATGAAGATGGAGGAATGCAGTATATATTCTTGATGAATAACACATACTATATAGTGCAAAAGGTTAGGGAATCTGAGCTGAGGACATTGTTGGGAGATAATTGGATCCGTAAACATCGTGGACTGATCCGACAGTATGAAACAAGCTATCTGAGAGCTTCATGGACAAGGGTGTTATCTTACCTTAGGGATGATGGATTGGGAGGGAGTGGCACAGGTAGAGCGGCTCTCAAAGAAAGGTTCaagaattttaatttggctATTGAGGAGATACACCGAGCTCAGGCGGCTTGGAAGGTTGCAGATCCTCAACTCCGTGAGGAgctgcagatttcagtgtcggAGAAGGTGATTCCGGCTTACCGTGCTTTTGTGGGGAGGTTTAGGGGGCAGTTAGAGGGAGGGCGGAATTCAAATCGGTATATTAAGTACAATCCGGAGGATTTGGAGAGCCTCGTTGCAGAGTTGTTTGAAGGGTCGCAGGGTTTGCAGAGCAATCCGAGGAGAAGAAGTAATTAG